A stretch of Amycolatopsis balhimycina FH 1894 DNA encodes these proteins:
- a CDS encoding cytochrome b, with amino-acid sequence MSSLTTPTKGSSAVERHVGEAANNADQRYHLAKGLRHQMNKVFPTHWSFLLGEIALYSFIILLLTGVYLTLFFDPSMQEVVYHGSFKNMQGLEMSQAFRTTLDISFDVRGGLFMRQLHHWAALIFVASMAVHMLRIFFTGAFRRPREANWVIGGLLLILGCFEGFFGYSLPDDLLSGTGIRATLSGIVLSVPVMGTWIHWALFGGEFPGDVIIPRLYTLHILLLPGIMLALVGAHLALVWYQKHTQFPGVRRKETNVVGVRIMPYFALKGGAFFTLVIGVLALMSGLFQINPVWNFGPYNPAQVSAGSQPDWYMAWADGMLRIWPAWEVYLGNYTIPAVFFPGAVGMPLLIGLLLAYPFIERKLSKDTAHHNLLQRPRDAPVRTALGAMALGFFMVIELSGFNDIIADSFDISLNATTWAGRIGVLIVPPIAYYLTYRLCLGLQRADREVLEHGVETGIIKRLPHGEFIEIHQPLAGVDSHGHAIPLEYQGASVPKKMNKLGSAGQAVPGTFWSPDPAEETTALQRAHGDGHGNGHSVTQGEPGEFESIETAEAAKRSEH; translated from the coding sequence ATGAGTTCACTCACCACGCCGACCAAGGGGTCGAGCGCCGTGGAGCGGCACGTGGGCGAGGCCGCGAACAACGCCGACCAGCGGTACCACCTGGCCAAGGGCCTGCGGCACCAGATGAACAAGGTGTTCCCGACCCACTGGTCGTTCCTGCTGGGCGAGATCGCGCTCTACAGCTTCATCATCCTGCTGCTCACCGGTGTGTACCTGACGCTGTTCTTCGACCCCTCCATGCAGGAGGTCGTCTACCACGGCAGCTTCAAGAACATGCAGGGCCTGGAGATGTCCCAGGCGTTCCGCACGACGCTGGACATCTCGTTCGACGTCCGCGGCGGCCTGTTCATGCGGCAGCTGCACCACTGGGCCGCGCTGATCTTCGTCGCGTCGATGGCCGTGCACATGCTGCGCATCTTCTTCACCGGCGCGTTCCGGCGGCCGCGTGAGGCGAACTGGGTGATCGGTGGCCTGCTGCTGATCCTGGGCTGCTTCGAGGGCTTCTTCGGCTACTCCCTGCCGGACGACCTGCTGTCGGGCACCGGTATCCGCGCGACGCTGTCGGGCATCGTGCTCTCGGTGCCTGTCATGGGCACCTGGATCCACTGGGCGCTGTTCGGCGGGGAGTTCCCCGGCGACGTGATCATCCCGCGCCTGTACACGCTGCACATCCTGCTGCTGCCGGGCATCATGCTCGCCCTGGTCGGGGCGCACCTGGCGCTGGTCTGGTACCAGAAGCACACGCAGTTCCCGGGCGTGCGCCGCAAGGAGACCAACGTCGTCGGCGTCCGGATCATGCCGTACTTCGCGCTCAAGGGCGGGGCGTTCTTCACGCTGGTCATCGGCGTGCTGGCGCTGATGTCGGGCCTGTTCCAGATCAACCCGGTGTGGAACTTCGGCCCGTACAACCCGGCGCAGGTGTCGGCGGGTTCGCAGCCCGACTGGTACATGGCCTGGGCCGACGGCATGCTCCGGATCTGGCCGGCGTGGGAGGTCTACCTCGGGAACTACACGATCCCGGCGGTGTTCTTCCCCGGCGCGGTCGGCATGCCGCTCCTGATCGGCCTGCTGCTGGCCTACCCGTTCATCGAGCGGAAGCTGTCCAAGGACACCGCGCACCACAACCTGCTCCAGCGGCCCCGTGACGCCCCGGTCCGCACGGCGCTGGGCGCGATGGCGCTGGGCTTCTTCATGGTCATCGAGCTGTCGGGCTTCAACGACATCATCGCCGACAGCTTCGACATCTCCCTGAACGCGACGACGTGGGCGGGCCGCATCGGCGTGCTGATCGTGCCGCCGATCGCGTACTACCTCACCTACCGCCTCTGCCTGGGCTTGCAGCGGGCCGACCGCGAGGTGCTGGAGCACGGCGTCGAGACGGGCATCATCAAGCGGCTGCCGCACGGTGAGTTCATCGAGATCCACCAGCCGCTCGCCGGTGTCGACAGCCACGGCCACGCGATCCCGCTCGAGTACCAGGGCGCGTCCGTGCCGAAGAAGATGAACAAGCTGGGCTCGGCCGGGCAGGCCGTTCCGGGCACGTTCTGGTCGCCGGACCCCGCCGAGGAGACCACCGCGTTGCAGCGGGCTCACGGCGACGGGCACGGCAACGGCCACTCGGTCACCCAGGGCGAGCCGGGCGAGTTCGAGAGCATCGAGACGGCCGAGGCCGCCAAGCGCTCCGAGCACTAG
- a CDS encoding Lrp/AsnC family transcriptional regulator, with amino-acid sequence MITAIVLIQVEADAIPDAAQAIADIEGVGEVYSCAGDVDLIATVKVSAHEELADLIPGRIGKVPGVLDTVTHIAFRSYSRADTESAFAIGVED; translated from the coding sequence GTGATCACCGCGATCGTGCTGATCCAGGTAGAGGCGGACGCGATCCCGGACGCGGCGCAGGCGATCGCCGACATCGAGGGCGTCGGCGAGGTCTACTCGTGCGCCGGGGACGTCGACCTCATCGCCACCGTGAAGGTCTCCGCGCACGAAGAGCTGGCCGACCTGATCCCCGGCCGGATCGGCAAGGTGCCGGGGGTGCTGGACACCGTCACGCACATCGCGTTCCGGTCGTACTCCCGCGCCGACACGGAGTCGGCCTTCGCGATCGGCGTCGAGGACTGA
- a CDS encoding DEDD exonuclease domain-containing protein — protein MRSVQAQLAFDELGTPLRDTTFVVFDLETTGAPPGPSGITEIGAVKVRGGEVLGEFATLVNPGMVIPPQIVSLTGITQAMVYDAPPIEEVLPAFLEFIEGAVLVAHNSGFDTSHMRAACEGHGYVWPKPTVVCTVRLARRIVPRDEVGRYNLTALALLFGARTRPTHRALDDARATVDVLHGLLERVGNLGVHSLEELMGYLPEVTVAQRAKRHLAADLPSAPGVYLFKGPKDEVLYVGTAKDLRRRVRTYFTGSEGRSRIREMVALAERVDHVVCAHALEAEVRELRLIAAHRPAYNRRSKNRHQGWWIGLTDEAFPRLSVVRLPRPGVLGPFRNQADARTTADTLAGASGLRTCTQRISPRSPNGTPCVLAELGRCGAPCAGRQSVEEYGPAVESVSGLIAGLDGRPLHTAAAHVERLAAGRHFEQAARHRDELAGLIRALGRAHRQASLASIGELIAAGPDGAGGWELAVIRYGRLASAGVARRGVPPMPVVETLVASAETVLPEPGPLHGAPPEEVGVLLRWLARPGVRLVRTTRPWAEPAAVAGWQGWLNLVADAHSLEHVG, from the coding sequence ATGCGTTCGGTCCAGGCACAGCTCGCGTTCGACGAGCTCGGCACTCCGTTGCGGGACACCACCTTCGTCGTCTTCGACCTCGAAACGACCGGGGCTCCCCCCGGGCCGTCGGGGATCACGGAGATCGGCGCGGTGAAGGTGCGCGGCGGCGAAGTACTGGGCGAGTTCGCGACGCTGGTGAACCCGGGCATGGTGATCCCGCCGCAGATCGTGTCGCTGACCGGCATCACGCAGGCGATGGTCTACGACGCGCCGCCGATCGAGGAGGTGCTGCCGGCGTTCCTCGAGTTCATCGAGGGCGCGGTGCTGGTGGCGCACAACTCGGGGTTCGACACGTCGCACATGCGGGCGGCGTGCGAGGGCCACGGGTACGTGTGGCCGAAGCCGACCGTGGTGTGCACGGTCCGGCTGGCGCGGCGGATCGTCCCGCGGGACGAGGTGGGCCGGTACAACCTGACGGCGCTGGCGCTGCTGTTCGGGGCGAGGACCCGGCCGACGCACCGGGCGCTGGACGACGCGCGCGCGACGGTCGACGTGCTGCACGGCCTGCTGGAGCGGGTCGGGAACCTGGGCGTGCACTCGCTCGAAGAGCTGATGGGGTACCTGCCGGAGGTGACCGTCGCCCAGCGGGCGAAGCGGCACCTGGCCGCGGACCTGCCGTCGGCACCCGGCGTCTACCTGTTCAAGGGGCCGAAGGACGAGGTGCTGTACGTCGGCACGGCGAAGGACCTGCGCCGCCGGGTGCGGACGTACTTCACGGGCTCGGAGGGGCGGAGCCGGATCCGCGAGATGGTCGCGCTGGCGGAGCGCGTCGACCACGTGGTGTGCGCGCACGCGCTGGAGGCCGAGGTGCGGGAGCTGCGGCTGATCGCGGCGCACCGGCCCGCCTACAACCGGCGGTCGAAGAACCGGCACCAGGGCTGGTGGATCGGGCTGACGGACGAGGCGTTCCCGCGGTTGTCGGTGGTGCGGCTGCCGCGACCGGGCGTGCTCGGCCCGTTCCGCAACCAGGCGGACGCGCGGACGACGGCGGACACCCTGGCCGGGGCGTCGGGCCTGCGGACGTGCACGCAGCGGATCTCGCCGCGCTCGCCGAACGGGACACCGTGCGTGCTGGCGGAGCTGGGGCGGTGCGGGGCGCCGTGCGCCGGCAGGCAGAGCGTGGAGGAGTACGGGCCGGCGGTCGAGTCGGTGTCGGGGCTGATCGCGGGGCTGGACGGCCGTCCCCTGCACACCGCGGCCGCGCACGTCGAGCGGCTGGCGGCGGGCCGGCACTTCGAGCAGGCGGCGCGGCACCGCGACGAGCTGGCGGGCCTGATCCGCGCGCTGGGACGGGCACACCGGCAGGCGTCGCTGGCGTCGATCGGCGAGCTGATCGCGGCGGGTCCCGACGGCGCGGGCGGCTGGGAGCTGGCGGTGATCCGCTACGGCAGGCTCGCCTCGGCGGGCGTCGCGCGGCGCGGGGTGCCGCCGATGCCGGTGGTGGAGACGCTGGTGGCGTCGGCGGAGACGGTCCTGCCGGAGCCGGGCCCCTTGCACGGCGCGCCGCCGGAGGAGGTGGGGGTGCTGCTGCGCTGGCTGGCCCGCCCGGGTGTTCGCCTGGTCCGCACGACCCGCCCCTGGGCCGAGCCGGCGGCGGTGGCGGGCTGGCAGGGCTGGCTGAACCTGGTGGCGGACGCCCACTCCCTGGAACACGTCGGCTGA
- a CDS encoding uridine kinase, producing the protein MRYRPISPAVLAEELAGRIDALPGRIAVAVDGAAGATETKELADALVDPLRLRGRATLRVSAGDFLRPASLRFEHGRTNPDARYTDWLDLGALRREVLDPLKGSGEVLPSLWDPERDRATRAERVPLPDGGVVLVDGELLLGAGLAFDLAVHLWLSPAALRRRVPDAWAVPAYERYEAEADPGSLADVVVRVDDPRHPALHTP; encoded by the coding sequence GTGCGCTACCGTCCGATTTCCCCCGCCGTCCTGGCCGAAGAACTGGCCGGCCGCATCGACGCGCTCCCCGGGCGGATCGCGGTCGCCGTCGACGGCGCGGCCGGGGCGACGGAAACGAAGGAACTCGCCGACGCCCTCGTCGACCCGCTGCGGCTGCGTGGCCGCGCGACCCTGCGCGTCTCCGCGGGCGACTTCCTGCGTCCCGCGTCGCTGCGGTTCGAGCACGGCCGCACCAACCCCGATGCCCGCTACACCGACTGGCTCGACCTCGGCGCGCTCCGCCGCGAAGTCCTCGATCCGCTGAAGGGGTCCGGCGAAGTCCTGCCGTCGCTGTGGGACCCCGAACGCGACCGCGCGACCCGCGCCGAGCGGGTGCCGCTCCCCGACGGCGGCGTCGTGCTGGTCGACGGCGAACTGCTGCTCGGCGCGGGTCTGGCGTTCGACCTGGCCGTGCACCTGTGGCTCTCCCCCGCCGCCCTGCGCCGGCGCGTGCCGGACGCGTGGGCCGTCCCGGCCTACGAGCGTTACGAGGCGGAAGCCGATCCCGGCTCGCTCGCCGACGTAGTCGTGCGCGTCGACGATCCGCGGCACCCGGCGCTCCACACGCCGTGA
- a CDS encoding NYN domain-containing protein — translation MHPQPLVPEPPGDPAGPSGVASRPEQAEDADDQAGRPEPATWPVLPEPVRDRIAELAAAAVAKLPSTDVPRQLRPVAKFAPAKRAKLGGAALLAALGESSQFRTAVIEWLREHRTDVLDPNAADSVAAAAAAVLLGESGAAGRVRLVARNAEENALRAERDAALARTQRLEAELAQVRAELAEAKNTAENARGEREGEVEKLLKRLREQGVQLRQARDAVEAASAEAERGSAARAVEIAALAAQLERERQRVASERARAERAVSDAEIARQSAREARQADEVRLALLIDTIDGAVNGLRRELALGARGARPADMVRGASSGTGQGGKIADVSTLDRYLALPNVHLIVDGYNVTKTGYPELALADQRDRLVHQLSALAARTSAEVTVVFDGAGVLSVPASSPRGVRVLFSDRGVLADDVIRNLVAAEPAGRPMVVATSDRAVADSVRGGGAHPTPAAVLVSRLSRV, via the coding sequence ATGCACCCGCAGCCGCTCGTGCCGGAGCCGCCCGGGGACCCCGCCGGTCCCTCGGGTGTCGCGTCGCGCCCCGAGCAGGCCGAGGACGCCGACGACCAGGCCGGCCGGCCTGAACCCGCCACCTGGCCCGTCCTGCCCGAACCGGTCCGCGACCGCATCGCCGAGCTCGCCGCGGCCGCCGTCGCCAAGCTGCCGAGCACCGACGTCCCCCGCCAGCTGCGGCCCGTCGCCAAGTTCGCCCCCGCCAAGCGCGCGAAGCTCGGCGGCGCCGCCCTGCTCGCCGCCCTCGGCGAGTCCTCCCAGTTCCGCACGGCCGTCATCGAATGGCTCCGCGAACACCGCACCGACGTCCTCGACCCCAACGCCGCCGACTCCGTGGCCGCGGCGGCCGCGGCCGTCCTGCTCGGGGAGTCCGGGGCCGCCGGGCGCGTCCGGCTGGTGGCCAGGAACGCCGAGGAGAACGCCCTCCGCGCCGAACGCGACGCCGCGCTCGCCCGCACCCAGCGGCTCGAAGCCGAACTCGCGCAGGTCCGCGCCGAACTCGCCGAGGCGAAGAACACCGCCGAGAACGCCCGCGGCGAGCGTGAAGGCGAAGTCGAGAAGCTCCTGAAGCGCCTTCGCGAGCAAGGCGTCCAGCTGCGCCAGGCCCGTGACGCGGTCGAAGCGGCGTCCGCCGAGGCCGAACGCGGCTCCGCCGCCCGAGCGGTCGAGATCGCCGCCCTCGCCGCCCAGCTCGAGCGGGAGCGCCAGCGCGTCGCCAGCGAGCGCGCCCGCGCCGAACGGGCCGTCTCCGACGCCGAGATCGCCCGCCAGTCCGCCCGTGAGGCCCGGCAGGCCGACGAGGTGCGGCTCGCCCTGCTCATCGACACCATCGACGGCGCTGTCAACGGTCTCCGCCGTGAACTCGCCCTCGGCGCGCGCGGTGCCCGTCCCGCGGACATGGTCCGCGGGGCCAGCTCCGGCACCGGTCAGGGCGGCAAGATCGCCGACGTGTCCACCCTGGACCGCTACCTGGCGCTGCCCAACGTGCACCTGATCGTCGACGGCTACAACGTCACCAAGACCGGCTATCCCGAGCTCGCCCTCGCCGACCAGCGCGACCGGCTGGTCCACCAGCTGTCCGCGCTGGCCGCGCGCACGTCGGCCGAGGTCACCGTCGTTTTCGACGGCGCCGGTGTGCTGTCGGTCCCGGCTTCGTCGCCGCGCGGGGTGCGGGTGCTGTTCTCCGACCGCGGGGTCCTCGCCGACGACGTGATCCGCAACCTGGTCGCGGCCGAGCCGGCGGGGCGGCCCATGGTCGTCGCGACGTCCGACCGCGCGGTCGCGGACTCGGTGCGCGGCGGTGGGGCCCATCCGACGCCCGCCGCGGTGCTGGTCAGCCGCCTCTCCCGGGTCTGA
- a CDS encoding glycosyltransferase family 4 protein, which produces MLKTLLVTNDFPPRPGGIQNYLNSLATRLPADDLVVYAPSWESRTGSHEEFDAEAPFEVVRHPTSLMLPTPDVLRRAKQIMRARDCEAVWFGAAAPLALLGQPLRRAGARRVVASTHGHEVGWSMLPGSRQALRRIGDTVDVVTYVSRYTRGRFAAAFGPMAGLELLPSGVDTEVFRPDPAARAEIRARHGLGDRPTIVCVSRLVPRKGQDQLIRALPKILERVPDAALLIVGGGPYRKKLTELVAELGLERDVVLTGSVPWAELPAHYAVGDIFAMPARTRGKGLDVEGLGIVYLEASATGLPVVAGNSGGAPEAVLDEVTGHVVEGRDTGQLAETLVSLLADPVRARRMGEAGRAWVTANWRWDVMARRLSGLLDGDPVAAVR; this is translated from the coding sequence GTGCTCAAGACCCTGCTCGTGACCAACGACTTCCCGCCCCGGCCCGGGGGGATCCAGAACTACCTGAACTCCCTCGCCACCCGGCTGCCGGCGGACGACCTGGTCGTCTACGCGCCGTCGTGGGAGTCGCGGACGGGGTCGCACGAGGAGTTCGACGCGGAGGCGCCGTTCGAGGTCGTCCGGCATCCGACGTCGCTGATGCTGCCGACGCCTGACGTCCTTCGCCGGGCGAAGCAGATCATGCGCGCGCGAGACTGCGAAGCCGTCTGGTTCGGCGCGGCCGCCCCGCTCGCGCTGCTGGGGCAGCCGCTGCGCCGGGCCGGGGCCCGGCGCGTCGTGGCGTCGACCCACGGCCACGAGGTCGGCTGGTCGATGCTCCCCGGTTCGCGGCAGGCGCTGCGGCGCATCGGCGACACCGTGGACGTCGTCACCTACGTCAGCCGGTACACCCGCGGCCGGTTCGCCGCCGCGTTCGGCCCGATGGCCGGGCTGGAGCTGCTGCCGTCCGGGGTGGACACCGAGGTGTTCCGGCCGGATCCGGCCGCCCGCGCGGAGATCCGCGCCCGGCACGGCCTCGGCGACCGGCCGACGATCGTGTGCGTGTCGCGGCTGGTCCCGCGCAAGGGCCAGGACCAGCTGATCCGCGCGCTGCCGAAGATCCTCGAGCGGGTCCCGGACGCGGCGCTGCTGATCGTCGGCGGCGGTCCCTACCGCAAGAAGCTCACCGAGCTGGTCGCCGAGCTGGGGCTGGAGCGCGACGTCGTGCTCACCGGGTCGGTGCCGTGGGCCGAGCTGCCGGCGCATTACGCGGTGGGCGACATCTTCGCGATGCCGGCCCGCACCCGGGGCAAGGGCCTCGACGTCGAAGGGCTCGGCATCGTCTACCTGGAGGCCTCGGCGACCGGCCTGCCGGTGGTGGCTGGCAACTCCGGCGGGGCGCCCGAAGCGGTGCTCGACGAGGTCACCGGGCACGTCGTCGAGGGCCGGGACACCGGCCAGCTCGCCGAGACGCTCGTCAGCCTGCTCGCCGACCCGGTGCGCGCGCGGCGGATGGGCGAGGCCGGGCGGGCCTGGGTGACCGCGAACTGGCGGTGGGACGTCATGGCGCGGCGGCTGTCCGGCCTGCTGGACGGCGACCCGGTGGCCGCGGTCCGCTGA
- a CDS encoding maleylpyruvate isomerase family mycothiol-dependent enzyme: MDNARLAEGLHEHTAGFAYAATQADPDTLVPTCPEWPLRVLTGHIGQAHRWAAGIVRSGPSPVPDPFDADPGSPEKWSDWLLQGAAELEEAVRASGETPVWTFFGPQPARFWLRRMLHDTTVHHADAALATGTAFTVAPDHAADAISEWLELLANPVTASLRPGFAELRGTGQTLRLAPDDGPGWLVHRTPGGVRWTRDGEPADVTLAGPVEDLLLVLTRRLPADRVTVTGDHALAEHWLAHTAA; the protein is encoded by the coding sequence ATGGACAACGCGAGACTCGCCGAGGGGCTCCACGAACACACCGCCGGATTCGCCTACGCGGCAACGCAAGCCGACCCGGACACCCTCGTCCCCACCTGCCCGGAGTGGCCGCTGCGGGTGCTGACCGGTCACATCGGCCAGGCCCACCGCTGGGCCGCCGGCATCGTCCGGTCCGGCCCGTCGCCGGTCCCGGACCCGTTCGACGCCGACCCCGGCTCCCCCGAGAAATGGTCCGACTGGCTGCTCCAGGGCGCCGCGGAGCTCGAAGAAGCGGTCCGCGCTTCCGGCGAAACTCCGGTGTGGACGTTCTTCGGCCCCCAGCCGGCCCGGTTCTGGCTGCGCCGGATGCTCCACGACACCACCGTCCACCACGCCGACGCGGCACTCGCCACGGGCACCGCCTTCACCGTCGCGCCGGACCACGCGGCCGACGCGATCAGCGAGTGGCTGGAGCTGCTGGCCAACCCGGTCACGGCGAGCCTCAGGCCCGGCTTCGCCGAACTGCGCGGCACCGGCCAGACCCTCCGGCTGGCCCCGGACGACGGCCCGGGCTGGCTGGTCCACCGCACCCCCGGCGGCGTGCGGTGGACGCGGGACGGCGAACCCGCGGACGTCACGCTGGCCGGTCCGGTGGAAGACCTCCTGCTCGTGCTGACCCGGCGCCTGCCCGCGGACCGCGTCACGGTCACCGGCGACCACGCCCTCGCCGAGCACTGGCTGGCACACACCGCGGCGTAG
- a CDS encoding C40 family peptidase — MQSHPVRRVVSGALAAVSVITLVTLAQPTAIAAPVPALQAPPTGSDALAKYRDLAAQAEKLNEDLLSAQDDLSKKQGELDKATTDVNAAKDQAAKAAENEKKYQVQVDKFAGASFTSGVQLNKLSALLAGTSTQDFLDRSSALEVIATGKNAAMGNLTGAFQQATDATNKAADAAKRAQDARDAAAKLTEDIKAKQKSLNDQIDQLEAANKNLSASDKAAQRDRGATPPANIKAPTAAAQTALNMALSKLGSPYKYGASGPTVFDCSGLMLWAYGQAGLTLPRTSREQSTFGAAVPRDQLQPGDLVFYYSPVSHVGMYIGNGQMVHAPDTGDVVKISPLQSQYAGARRPTA, encoded by the coding sequence GTGCAGTCGCATCCAGTCAGGCGCGTGGTGTCAGGTGCCCTCGCAGCGGTTTCGGTGATCACCCTCGTCACCTTGGCCCAGCCGACGGCCATCGCCGCCCCCGTCCCCGCCCTCCAAGCCCCTCCCACCGGCTCCGACGCCCTCGCCAAGTACCGCGACCTCGCGGCGCAAGCCGAGAAGCTCAACGAAGACCTGCTTTCGGCTCAGGACGACCTGAGCAAGAAGCAGGGCGAGCTCGACAAGGCCACCACCGACGTCAACGCGGCGAAGGACCAGGCCGCGAAGGCCGCCGAAAACGAGAAGAAGTACCAGGTCCAGGTCGACAAGTTCGCCGGTGCCTCGTTCACCAGCGGCGTCCAGCTCAACAAGCTGTCGGCCCTGCTGGCCGGTACTTCCACTCAGGACTTCCTGGACCGCTCTTCGGCGCTCGAGGTCATCGCGACCGGCAAGAACGCCGCGATGGGCAACCTCACCGGCGCCTTCCAGCAGGCCACCGACGCCACCAACAAGGCCGCCGACGCCGCGAAGCGCGCGCAGGACGCCCGTGACGCGGCCGCCAAGCTGACCGAGGACATCAAGGCCAAGCAGAAGTCCCTCAACGACCAGATCGACCAGCTCGAGGCGGCCAACAAGAACCTGAGCGCCTCGGACAAGGCCGCTCAGCGCGACCGCGGCGCGACACCCCCGGCCAACATCAAGGCCCCCACCGCGGCGGCCCAGACGGCGCTGAACATGGCGCTGAGCAAGCTCGGCAGCCCGTACAAGTACGGCGCCAGCGGGCCGACCGTGTTCGACTGCTCGGGCCTGATGCTGTGGGCCTACGGGCAGGCGGGGCTCACCCTGCCGCGCACCAGCCGGGAGCAGTCGACGTTCGGCGCCGCGGTGCCGCGCGATCAGCTGCAGCCGGGCGACCTCGTGTTCTACTACTCGCCCGTTTCGCACGTCGGCATGTACATCGGCAACGGCCAGATGGTCCACGCGCCCGACACCGGTGACGTCGTGAAGATCTCGCCGCTGCAGAGCCAGTACGCGGGAGCGCGCCGCCCGACGGCGTAA
- a CDS encoding MerR family transcriptional regulator has product MTGDTLGIGELASRTGVPVRTIRFYCDEGLLEPARSVGGHRRFERAAVDRLNLVRRLRGLGLGLRSITGVLEGRCSLDDAVAAERAALDRELATLAWRRSVLRAVEETPPADRATRLELLSAVQDGAAAHETLVRLWHPMTTGPIPPDTASMFLDVGAPEPPDQPTTAQVVAYAELVALAADTRLATHLKASTLAGHDRIADLGVLHAEVGAACQLAFPQVAAGARPSPGPALDRFVTAHAAALGTGDTPEFRRALSHRTAPDRHPRLRRYWHLAGEVTGDPAPMGITHTWLLDALDHSVA; this is encoded by the coding sequence GTGACCGGAGACACACTCGGGATCGGTGAGCTGGCGAGCCGGACCGGCGTGCCCGTCCGCACGATCCGTTTCTACTGCGACGAGGGACTGCTGGAGCCTGCGCGTAGCGTCGGTGGCCACCGCCGGTTCGAGCGGGCGGCGGTCGACCGGCTGAACCTCGTGCGCCGGCTGCGGGGGCTCGGGCTGGGCCTGCGTTCGATCACCGGCGTCCTCGAAGGCCGGTGTTCCCTCGATGACGCCGTGGCCGCCGAGCGGGCCGCGCTCGACCGCGAGCTGGCGACGCTGGCCTGGCGGCGCTCGGTGCTTCGCGCCGTCGAGGAGACGCCCCCTGCCGACCGCGCCACGCGGCTCGAGCTGCTGTCCGCGGTGCAGGACGGGGCGGCAGCACACGAGACCCTCGTCCGCCTCTGGCACCCGATGACCACCGGCCCGATCCCGCCGGACACGGCGAGCATGTTCCTGGACGTCGGCGCGCCGGAGCCGCCGGACCAGCCCACGACGGCGCAGGTGGTCGCGTACGCCGAGCTGGTGGCGCTCGCCGCGGACACCCGGCTGGCCACCCACCTGAAGGCGAGCACGCTGGCCGGCCACGACCGCATCGCCGACCTCGGGGTCCTCCACGCCGAAGTCGGCGCGGCGTGCCAGCTGGCGTTCCCGCAGGTGGCGGCCGGGGCACGGCCGTCGCCCGGCCCGGCGCTCGACCGGTTCGTGACGGCCCACGCGGCCGCGCTCGGCACGGGCGACACCCCGGAGTTCCGGCGCGCGCTGAGCCACCGCACCGCGCCCGACCGCCACCCCCGGCTGCGCCGCTACTGGCACCTGGCGGGCGAGGTCACCGGCGATCCGGCCCCGATGGGCATCACGCACACCTGGCTCCTCGACGCCCTGGACCACTCGGTCGCCTGA
- a CDS encoding SRPBCC family protein, with the protein MTSSTGKTADVGWNIGVSRTLPYPAAMVWDFLVSREGVAVWLGPGAELPREAGAEYETANGTVGEIRSFVAGDRVRLTWRPSDWDHDSTVQVRLSGSGAKTTLRFHQEWLADAEEREEQRAYWQDVTERVVAALAER; encoded by the coding sequence ATGACTTCTTCAACGGGGAAGACGGCCGATGTGGGGTGGAACATCGGCGTTTCACGGACTTTGCCGTACCCCGCCGCGATGGTCTGGGACTTCCTGGTCAGCCGCGAGGGTGTCGCGGTCTGGCTGGGGCCCGGGGCAGAGCTGCCGCGCGAGGCGGGCGCGGAGTACGAAACGGCGAACGGCACGGTCGGCGAGATCCGCAGCTTCGTGGCCGGCGACCGGGTCCGGCTCACGTGGCGGCCGAGCGACTGGGACCACGACTCCACCGTGCAGGTGCGGCTGAGCGGCTCGGGTGCCAAGACCACGCTGCGGTTCCACCAGGAATGGCTCGCCGACGCGGAAGAACGCGAGGAACAACGGGCATACTGGCAGGACGTGACCGAGCGCGTGGTGGCGGCACTCGCCGAGCGCTGA